One Labilithrix sp. genomic window, GCTCGCTGCTCGCGACGCCCGCGCTCGCGGACGGGACCGCGGGCGCGCTGCCGAAGGACACGCGCTTCACCGCGATGCCGGCGCCGGCGAGGCCGACGAGGAGGAGCACGCCGAGCACGGCGAAGAGCGCGACCGGCGCGCCCTTCTTCGGGACCGCGGCGGGCGGCTCGACGCCGGCGAACGTGGCGGGCGTCCCGTAGCTCGGCGCGGGCCGCGCGGCCGGGTACTGGCCGCTCCCCGGAATGACCGCGGTGTTGATGAGCGGATCGGAGCCCCGATCGGGGCTCTGCGAGAGGCCGAGCGCGAGCTCGAGCTGCTGCGCGAGCTCCTTCGCGGTCTGGAAGCGGTTGTCGGGGTTGCGATCGGCCGCCTTCGCGAACCAGCGATCGAAGCCGGGCGGGACGTACGCGACCTGCGACGGCACCGGGATCGGCTGCACGATGATCTTCACGAGGAGATCGCCGAGCGCCTCGCTCTCGAACGGGAGGCGACCGGTGAGGCACTGGTACGCGATGACGGCGACGGACCAGAGATCGCTCCGCGCGTCGACGGAGCGGATCCCCTGCGCCTGCTCCGGGCTCATGTAATAGGGCGTCCCGAGCATCGCGCCCGTCTTCGTGTTGCTGTTCTCGATCGCGGCCGCGTTCTGCTTCGCGACGCCGAAGTCGAGGATCTTCACGAGCTGGCGGTCGTCGTCGTTGACGAGGAAGATGTTGTCCGGCTTGAGGTCGCGATGGACGATGCCGGCCGCGTGCGCCTTCGTGAGCGCGCGGCACAGCTGCTGAACGACCATGTTGACCGCCGCGGGCGGGAGGCGGCCGCCCGCGAGCGCGAGCTTCCTGCCGAGGTCGTCGCCCTCGAGGAGCTCCATCGCGATGTAAGGACGCCCCTGCCAGACGCCGTGATCGATGATCTGCACCACGTGCGGAGAGCGGAGCTGGGCCGAGACCTTGGCCTCGCGCTCGAAGCGCGTGTGCGCCTCGGCGACGTTGATGAGCTCGCCTTCGATGAACTTCAGGGCGCACGGCGTGTCGAGGCCGATGTGCACCGCCTGCCAAACGGAGCCCATGCCGCCGCGCCCGATCATCCGGACCAGGCGGAACCGATCGGCGACGACCGTATTCTCCTGAAGCTGAATCAAGCCCGAAGAAGGCTATCACGCCACCTTGCGCGACCGCCAAACCGGCCGCAGCATCCGATGTATGCACCCGTCGTTCCTGCCGCTGTGCATGCGCTTGCAGGAGGCGTGACA contains:
- a CDS encoding protein kinase, with translation MIGRGGMGSVWQAVHIGLDTPCALKFIEGELINVAEAHTRFEREAKVSAQLRSPHVVQIIDHGVWQGRPYIAMELLEGDDLGRKLALAGGRLPPAAVNMVVQQLCRALTKAHAAGIVHRDLKPDNIFLVNDDDRQLVKILDFGVAKQNAAAIENSNTKTGAMLGTPYYMSPEQAQGIRSVDARSDLWSVAVIAYQCLTGRLPFESEALGDLLVKIIVQPIPVPSQVAYVPPGFDRWFAKAADRNPDNRFQTAKELAQQLELALGLSQSPDRGSDPLINTAVIPGSGQYPAARPAPSYGTPATFAGVEPPAAVPKKGAPVALFAVLGVLLLVGLAGAGIAVKRVSFGSAPAVPSASAGVASSEPDPPPSPPPPNDENIPAPPPTGMGADPDPPEPPASASVVAKSAPPPTVQAPAPAPVKPQPSASAKKWDPGF